One window from the genome of Lentibacillus daqui encodes:
- a CDS encoding class I adenylate-forming enzyme family protein, which produces MEQYTYDVQMFKETFEYEFTYLNGFLRNVHRFAHKPAMTCTSTDRTWTYAELNQDVNRLAHALLEDGVGKSDVVMYQLLNSAEFVFSFLAPQKIGAINSPINFRLSPGETAYIIDDSKPVVFIYDAEIKETAEQALAMANHQPSRVVMVDMTGEEKAPEGQVTFEDYVQNQSVEDPDITHPMHIYDENTRLYTSGTTGMPKGVPLNNINDILSAHDVAMHFPLTPTDKTMNMSPWFHRGGLHSGGPNPTLYVGGEIVILRNFHPKTCLKYVEKYGLTFLIGAPPMLKMLYEQQKKHPVDLSKLKGIVTMGAPLGREECINYQETLTPNIYNGYGTTEAFWNTFLRPYDLPEMAGSAGRACTDDDVAVVKIYPDRKADPDDVVARDNQEVGEVIVRAPGKTAYAYVNKEEESRRVFHKGWIYIGDLATWDENEFVTIVGRKNDMIVSSGENIHPVQVEEILNEHPKVQESVLVSVPDELRGESTVAYIIKADPSLTTEELNRYCAEHPMLADYKKPRYYRFIDDLPYTATGKKKHFEVRKMAVEDQEAGLFEK; this is translated from the coding sequence ATGGAGCAGTATACGTATGATGTTCAAATGTTTAAAGAAACATTTGAGTATGAATTTACTTATCTGAATGGATTTTTACGAAATGTGCACCGGTTTGCGCATAAACCTGCCATGACATGTACGTCAACGGACCGTACATGGACCTATGCGGAATTGAATCAGGATGTGAATCGGCTAGCCCATGCCTTGTTGGAAGATGGTGTTGGTAAAAGTGATGTTGTGATGTATCAGCTGCTGAACTCGGCAGAATTTGTTTTTAGTTTTCTGGCACCGCAGAAGATTGGCGCCATCAATAGTCCAATCAATTTCCGGCTATCACCTGGGGAAACAGCCTATATTATTGATGACAGTAAACCTGTTGTTTTTATTTATGATGCAGAAATAAAAGAAACGGCGGAACAGGCACTGGCTATGGCAAATCACCAGCCAAGCCGGGTAGTGATGGTTGACATGACAGGCGAAGAAAAAGCACCAGAAGGCCAGGTCACGTTTGAAGATTATGTGCAAAACCAATCAGTTGAAGACCCGGACATTACACATCCAATGCATATTTATGATGAAAATACACGTCTTTATACCTCGGGAACAACAGGAATGCCAAAAGGGGTTCCCTTAAATAACATTAATGATATTCTCTCTGCACATGATGTGGCCATGCATTTTCCACTAACTCCTACAGATAAAACGATGAATATGAGTCCGTGGTTCCATCGTGGCGGGCTCCATTCAGGCGGTCCAAATCCCACACTCTATGTTGGCGGAGAAATTGTCATACTGCGCAATTTTCATCCAAAAACTTGTTTAAAGTACGTCGAAAAATATGGATTAACCTTTTTGATTGGTGCACCACCGATGTTGAAAATGCTGTATGAACAACAGAAGAAACATCCGGTCGATTTATCAAAATTGAAGGGAATTGTTACAATGGGGGCGCCGCTGGGAAGAGAAGAGTGCATCAACTATCAGGAGACACTTACCCCAAATATTTATAATGGCTATGGAACTACAGAGGCATTCTGGAATACGTTCCTTCGTCCATATGATTTGCCGGAGATGGCCGGTTCAGCGGGACGAGCCTGTACCGATGATGATGTTGCCGTGGTAAAAATTTATCCTGATCGAAAAGCTGATCCGGATGATGTAGTAGCCAGAGATAATCAGGAGGTTGGAGAGGTTATTGTTCGTGCGCCCGGAAAAACTGCGTATGCCTATGTTAATAAAGAGGAAGAAAGCAGGCGGGTATTTCATAAAGGCTGGATTTATATAGGCGATTTGGCAACATGGGATGAAAATGAGTTTGTTACTATCGTTGGCCGCAAAAATGATATGATCGTCTCCTCAGGCGAGAATATTCATCCGGTACAGGTAGAAGAGATTCTCAATGAACATCCAAAAGTGCAAGAATCTGTGCTCGTAAGCGTTCCTGATGAATTAAGGGGTGAGTCAACCGTAGCTTACATTATTAAGGCAGATCCGTCACTAACTACTGAAGAACTAAACCGGTACTGTGCAGAGCACCCGATGTTGGCTGATTATAAAAAGCCGCGTTATTACCGGTTTATTGATGATTTGCCATACACCGCAACAGGGAAGAAGAAACATTTTGAGGTGCGAAAGATGGCAGTGGAAGATCAGGAAGCAGGACTTTTTGAAAAATAG